The nucleotide window TCTAAAGTCGTATTTAGCTAATTCAAGATTATCTTCAGCGCGTTTTCGGCAGGTTGCCTTCACTTTACAGAACCGACAATGTTCACCAGATTGAAATTCGCCTTTGCCTTCGTGCGCTAGGAGGGCCTGTGGTTTGAGATAATTCTCTGCCCAATTAAGTAATTCAGTTGTTTCTATCGTGCGAGTACTAATGTTCGAAAGTCGGGGTTGATAAACGGTCATTAGAACTTGGTCTATTTCATACAAGTTTGAAAACATCTCTAGTGCACCAAGAGCATAAAGCATCATTTGAGTGTTGTTTTCTGATGAAACAAGAACCCCTTGTCCATATTTGAAATCAATGATGTGCAACGTTTTATCATCAAGAATTATACAGTCCCCAGTTCCTTTGCAATTAGGTACAAATTTAGAAATGTCTAATTTTTGTTCAGTAAGAATAAGAGCGTCTTTATTTTTGGATTTAGCCATTTCATATTGTTCAAGAATATAAATTGCATAACCATCAGTGTGATCATCCATTGCCTCATCGTAATATTTCAAATTGGCCTTAGGATTTTCGACGACTAAACCCAGTGCTTTATTTATTTTATATTCGCTGAGTGTATGAGCGTCAGTTCCTTCTTCTGCAAAAACACTTG belongs to Bacteroidia bacterium and includes:
- a CDS encoding DUF2800 domain-containing protein → MVDNKHALLSPSSSQRWLNCPPSARIGEHIEDTTSVFAEEGTDAHTLSEYKINKALGLVVENPKANLKYYDEAMDDHTDGYAIYILEQYEMAKSKNKDALILTEQKLDISKFVPNCKGTGDCIILDDKTLHIIDFKYGQGVLVSSENNTQMMLYALGALEMFSNLYEIDQVLMTVYQPRLSNISTRTIETTELLNWAENYLKPQALLAHEGKGEFQSGEHCRFCKVKATCRKRAEDNLELAKYDFRSPSLLNNNEIGEILKKAEELVAWASDIKEYAFSLLNRGEKLEGFKLVRGRSNRKYIDDEAVAKIVKNAGYDPYDNKILGITAMTSLLGKNQFQELLGSLIHKPLGAPTLVPESDKRPAITINDFNDMEEK